A segment of the Aerosakkonema funiforme FACHB-1375 genome:
TTTCCTGTCCGGTAAACTCATGCGGCACGTTGTAGTAAAGCATGAATTTACCGATCAGCTTTTCTTGAGCTATTAGAGGAATAAATGCTAGAGAACGAATCCCTTCATTAAGAATTGTAGATTTTAGATTTGAGATTTCCGATTTCACTTTTTCCCTGAAATCAGCAATTTCAAATCTAAAATCTGCAATGGTTGATGTTTCCACATCGGCAATGCAAATCGGCTGCGGATTATTGGTTTCCGAAGTCCACGGCGAATGTCCTTCTACACTGCGCCGATACTCTTCCGAAAGTTTGCACCAAGCTTTAAAACGCATCACTCCATCTGCATCGAACAGAAGTACAGAAGTGCGATCGGCTTTCAGGGCGCGTTGTAAACCTTTTAAGGCTACTTGATAGAGTTCTTCCAATCCCGCCGCACGACTGACCGCTTCCGTAATTTGGTAAATAGTTTCCAGTTCCTCAAAGCGGCGGCGTAACTGTTCCTCGGCTAGCTTCGTCAAAGTGATATCGTTAATAATACCTGCCATCCGTATCGGTCTGCCTTGCCGATCGCGTTGTGCTTTCCCTCGCGTCATGCAGTAGCGATATTCCCCGGAAAAATGGCGCAGGCGAAATTCCAGATCGAATTCAGCGTTGTAACAAAGATGACGGACGAGCGCTGCTTTTACTTTCCCTCTATCTTCCGGATGAATCAGTTCCGAGAATGACTCCCAAGTGCTAGCAACATCTTCACTTTCTCCGCCCAATTCAGAACCAGATAAACCGATAATTTCAACTAGGCGATCGTTCCAATAAATTTCGTTTTTATTAATATCCCAATCCCAAATAGCCTCGGAAGAACCTTCCAATACTAAACGATAACGTTCTTCGCTGATTTTGAGCTTCTGTTCGATTAGTTCTGCATCTCTTTCCACTCGATAGATGCGAATCGCATTGCGTAAGCTTCTCGATAGAGATTCGGCAGAAAGTTTTGCCTTGGCAAGATAATCAGATGCTCCTGCTTTCATCATTTCCACAGCAATTTGCTCATCTCCCTGACCGGTCAAAACCACTATGGGCATCTTGAAACCGGCAGAACGCAATTGCGTCAGCAGTGTCAATCCGTCTATATCTGGTAAGCGATAATCTAGAAAAACGCAATCAAAACCGATCTGCTTTAAAACTGCGATCGCATCAGTACAGTTATCCGCTTCTCGAACTTCGATCTCTTCACCGCTAGCCTTGAGCGCTCGGCGAACCGCCATCCGATCCACCAGATCGTCATCGACTACAAGTATTTTCAATTTCTCTGACATATCTTATCCTTTGTTAAAATCATTAGTCATTTGTCACTTTCTAATTGCTAATTGCTAATTTTTAATTAACCATTAGCCATTAGCTATTAGCTATTAGATATTGACTAATAACTAATGACTAACTAAGGCATTTCGTTCAGCGTCCAATACTTGTTAACCGCTGCCATAACCTCCACAAATTTAGAGAAAGTAACGGGTTTAACAATATACCCCGCTACATTCAGCCTATAAGCATCTACTTTATCTTTTGCCTCATTGGAAGTCGTCAGCACTATGACAGGGATTTTACCCAATTCCGAGTCGGCCCGTAATTCTCGCAAAAATTCAATCCCTCCCATTTTGGGCATATTCAAATCGAGTAATATCAGTCGCCGCGTCGGAGGTACGATCGCTGGTTTGTCATTATCCCGCAACATTGCCAGCGCTTCCAACCCGTTGGCCGCTACGTAGAGTCTGTTCGTGATGTTATTTTTCTGTAATGCTCGTTGTACTGTCATTACATCCACATCATCATCATCCACGAGTAAAAGGTTGGTCACTTTTTCCTCCATCTCTCACCACTCCACTTCACCGCCAACTAAAAAGAAAAAAAGGGTTAGGGAAAGTCACTCAGTCAAAAAATCCTCCTCTTCCCTCTTCCGTCTTCCCTCTCCCCTTTTCCCTCTTCCCTAGCCCCTAATCCCTAACCCCTAGCCCCTAGATTTTGGCCAAGTAAAGCGAAACGTAGCTCCCATACCTTGCCGAGATTCTAACGAAATCCTCCCCCCTTTATCTTCTACGATTTTCTTGACTAGAGATAACCCAATCCCTGTACTTTCAACTCGATCGCGGGGAACCAAAGTTTGAAAAATAACAAACACCTTCTCATGGTATTGGGGAGCAATACCTGGGCCGTCATCTCGAACGGCAAACTCGTATAAATCCTCTTGACAAAGTACCGAAATTTGTATATGTCCATCTGGCCGATCGTGATGCGCGATCGCATTACCGATCAGATTGGCAAATACCTGTTCCAGAAGCAAACGCTCAGTCTTCAGGATGGGCATTCCCGGCTCTACGGTAATCGTAAACCTGGTCGGGGGTGCCAGAGATTCGATGATGTTTTGCAGCAAAATGCTCACATCCACAACTTCCTCAGCCGTTTTAACCCTTCCCACGCGAGAATACTCCAGAATTCCTTCAATTAAAGCTTCCATCCGGTGAACGCGCCCACGCAGCAGGTTCATTTGATGTCTGGTTTCGTCTGTTAGCCGATCTTGCAAATCTTCTTCTAACCATTGAGACAGGTTTGCGATCGCCCGCAAAGGAGCTTTCAAATCGTGAGAGACTATATAACCAAATTGGTCGAGTTCCCGATTGCGCTTTTCCAAATCTGCGTTAGTTTTAGCCAGGACAGAACTTAACCGACTCAGTTCCTCAGCTCGATCGCGCATAGCATCTTCTGCTGATTTTCGCTCCGTAATATCCATACAAGACCCGATATAACCAGCAAAACTACCTTCTGGCATAAATCTTGGCCTTCCCGTATCCAAAATCCACCGATATTTGTTTGACTTGTGGCGGAGACGGTATTCCATCTCAAAAGGCTCACGGACATGAAAAGCTTTTGTGTAGGTATCTAAGCAGCGCTCAAGATCCTCTGGATGGACGCCCCCTATCCAACCGTTGCCTACTTCTTCCTCTAGGCTTTTGCCAACAAAAGTAAGCCAAGCTTGATTGAAAAAGGTACGCAGACCATCTGTTCCCGACACCCACAACAGCACCGCAGCACAATCCGCCATCGTGCGGAACCTTTCCTCGCTCTCCCGCAAAGCCGCCTGCGCTGACTGGGACTCCCGGTAGAGGCGAGCGTTGTCTACAGCTAAAGCAGCGCGACAAGCAAGATCCTCTGCCAACGCTAAGTCAGAAGTGTTGTAGTGACGACCCGACTCAATACCGGAATTCGATACAGTCGAAACGAAAGTAATTGCCCCCAGCGTCCGCCCACGAGCGATCATCGGCACTACCATCGCTGACTTAAAACCGATTTCTCGTATGATAGCCAAATGTTCCGCATCGCGAGCAACAGCAACTAGCAAAGAATCGCGTACTTCCGGATACAGCTCGGATTTACCCGATCGCAACACATTCGGAACACCATACTCAGAGTTGGGATCGTGCGGGTAGCGCTTCTGCAACTCTTGCGCCCACTCTACCTTTGACGGGTCTATGTGGGCTACTGCCAACCGCCGGATCTTGCCGAATACTGACCTAACATTCCCCTCTGCCCCTGAGTTTTGGCTCTCCTCACCGTAGATGGAGAGGGGTTGGGGGTGGGGTTCCCCTCTGCCTTCTTCCTCTAATACATCAATGGCGCACCAGTCAGCAACGGTTGGCACTGCCAGATGTACTACGCGCTCAAGTATAGTTTGATAATCAAGGGAACTGGCTAATTCCTTGCTTGCTTGGGAGAGAAAACGCTCGGTTTGTTCCGTTTGCTTCTGAGATTCTATATCGGTAGCCGTACCTACCCACAGGACAAGTTCGCCTTGTTGGTTTCGGATCGGCATAGCCCTGCCCAAGTGCCAACGATAGGTGCCGTCCGATCGTCTGAAGCGATACTCCATTTCGCAGGGATAGCCTGTCTCTAGCGCTTTTCTCCAATCCGCCAAACACTTTTGGCGATCGTCTGGATGTACGACTGACTGCCACTTCCAGTCTTTAGTCTCCTCAATGCTTTTTCCTGTATAATCAAGCCACCGCTGATTGAAGTAATCCACGTCACCATTGCAGTGGGCTGTCCAAACTATCAGCGGCATAGCATCGGCTAGGTTGCGATCGGGTTCTTCTCCCAATCGCAATGTTAATTGTTCTTCCATCTGCTCATTCCTCCTTGTGCTTGCTGGCGATCGTATAGAAAACGCGCTCTCATTCTTAGGGAAAACCTGCTCAAAAAAGCCTGCGCCTTACTTAAAATGGATCGGTATATACCCTGAATTTTGGTGGCGGCGTGGGTAGTCTTTATACAAATGAGCAACTATTTGCTGTCAAAGAAGCTGCCCACATCGGCGAAGCTGGGCAATTTTGAGTAACTTTGATGAAGCCCAACCGTCGAAGGCTGAGAACGTCTCCTTTCCCGGCTGGTGGGACGACAATATTTTTACACCGCTCCCTCAGCCAACTGCGATCGGAAAAGTGTTAGCCTTTTCCCAAAGCCAACAGTTTTCAAATCTAGATCGACGCTTGCGGCGGAATGGATTTGAGGGTGACGAACTTGCAGTCCCCAACAAACGATATCGCACGTTTTCTCCAACTTCCTCGGTGGTGTTGAGTAAAGCAACAGCAACGAGATGTCAAGGACAATTGCGATAAAAAATCTCCAAACCTTACTTAGCTGGTAGGGCGGCTTAAAAATATTGCCGCCCCACGAACCGGATCGTGATTATGCTTGGAGCTAACCCGCTATACTCATACCAGTGGCATTTGAGATCGGTGGTTGATAGGGCATCTGCAATCTGTCCGCGTAAGGGCAATTCTAAGCATCAGACTGTAATGCAGAGTTCTCGACGAGTGCGAGTAACCAAACGCATTCAATCGCTGGTTGACTAAATGACTTTTAACCAGGAGCCTATTGACAGCCTTACGCAAAGGAGGGCAACTTTTAGATTGTGTCTGGTTGGGAAGGTAACGCATCATTTAAAATCCTATTCATTACACCCAAACCACGATTGGTTTGGCAGCAGCATAGCTATTGCCTGCCGACAATGGCTTAGGATGGGAAAAACGATCTTTATAGTTTGAATCTATCGAGATGTAAAAAATCCCTTCCCCTACCGAT
Coding sequences within it:
- a CDS encoding response regulator → MEEKVTNLLLVDDDDVDVMTVQRALQKNNITNRLYVAANGLEALAMLRDNDKPAIVPPTRRLILLDLNMPKMGGIEFLRELRADSELGKIPVIVLTTSNEAKDKVDAYRLNVAGYIVKPVTFSKFVEVMAAVNKYWTLNEMP
- a CDS encoding PAS domain-containing protein, translated to MEEQLTLRLGEEPDRNLADAMPLIVWTAHCNGDVDYFNQRWLDYTGKSIEETKDWKWQSVVHPDDRQKCLADWRKALETGYPCEMEYRFRRSDGTYRWHLGRAMPIRNQQGELVLWVGTATDIESQKQTEQTERFLSQASKELASSLDYQTILERVVHLAVPTVADWCAIDVLEEEGRGEPHPQPLSIYGEESQNSGAEGNVRSVFGKIRRLAVAHIDPSKVEWAQELQKRYPHDPNSEYGVPNVLRSGKSELYPEVRDSLLVAVARDAEHLAIIREIGFKSAMVVPMIARGRTLGAITFVSTVSNSGIESGRHYNTSDLALAEDLACRAALAVDNARLYRESQSAQAALRESEERFRTMADCAAVLLWVSGTDGLRTFFNQAWLTFVGKSLEEEVGNGWIGGVHPEDLERCLDTYTKAFHVREPFEMEYRLRHKSNKYRWILDTGRPRFMPEGSFAGYIGSCMDITERKSAEDAMRDRAEELSRLSSVLAKTNADLEKRNRELDQFGYIVSHDLKAPLRAIANLSQWLEEDLQDRLTDETRHQMNLLRGRVHRMEALIEGILEYSRVGRVKTAEEVVDVSILLQNIIESLAPPTRFTITVEPGMPILKTERLLLEQVFANLIGNAIAHHDRPDGHIQISVLCQEDLYEFAVRDDGPGIAPQYHEKVFVIFQTLVPRDRVESTGIGLSLVKKIVEDKGGRISLESRQGMGATFRFTWPKSRG